A portion of the Juglans microcarpa x Juglans regia isolate MS1-56 chromosome 1D, Jm3101_v1.0, whole genome shotgun sequence genome contains these proteins:
- the LOC121234601 gene encoding uncharacterized protein LOC121234601 encodes MKVHPMPRKRNITIQYEMNARNTFAEAQALLGLSSKKLRRLPHIFSRVLELPFRSDADVSIEEKPDCFRFIAETNNDISDVRAHTVEIYPGVTKIVVRESGSLELSLDELELDMWRFRLPESTRPDLASAVFVDGELIVTVPKGDVGVESAGEKGVGGGGGGDEEFWRDGNGGGFRGGIGGRLVLVQ; translated from the coding sequence ATGAAGGTCCACCCGATGCCCAGGAAGCGCAACATCACCATTCAATACGAAATGAATGCGAGAAATACTTTTGCTGAGGCTCAGGCGCTTTTGGGTCTCTCCTCCAAGAAGCTCAGGCGCTTGCCCCACATCTTCAGCCGGGTCCTCGAGCTCCCCTTTCGGTCCGACGCTGATGTCTCAATCGAAGAGAAACCCGATTGCTTCCGATTCATCGCCGAGACGAACAACGACATCAGCGACGTGAGGGCACACACCGTCGAAATCTATCCCGGGGTGACCAAGATTGTGGTGAGGGAAAGTGGGTCCCTCGAACTGTCCCTGGACGAGCTTGAGCTCGATATGTGGAGGTTTCGGCTACCTGAGTCTACCAGGCCCGACTTGGCTAGCGCGGTTTTTGTCGACGGAGAGCTTATCGTGACGGTGCCCAAGGGTGACGTGGGAGTAGAGAGTGCTGGGGAAAAGggtgttggtggtggtggtggtggagatgaGGAGTTTTGGAGAGATGGGAATGGTGGGGGCTTTAGAGGAGGTATCGGAGGTAGGCTTGTGCTTGTACAGTAA